The nucleotide sequence CCATCAGGACCCTTCTGATGCTTTTTATGCCGGGCCAGCTCTTCAGAAATTGTAAGCTCCCCAGGGCCAGTGCCCGGAGTCGTGGTCTCAGCAACCATAGTAGCAGGTTACGCGGTAGGAGCAGTAAGTACCAGCGCAACAAAAGCCCTCCCAGCTGCCTTATCTGCCGGAATGGAGCCTAACGCAGCTTTACCTCTCTCCTTGCGAAACATGTCCATCTCTTCCTTGATATCTTTCTTACCATATGCGGAAGCCATTCCTCCTACAAAGCACACAAGCGTGAAGAGCAATCGAATAAGTTGTCACTCGCAAGGTTCACAGAAACCCCTACACCTACCTCATTCTTCCTGTTACTGACAAAGCGAGGAAACCTTGGCCCAAAGGGGATCTTTATAAAGATCGTTGAAGAACACCTACGACACATCCCACATATCTACCATCACCAAATCGCCACTTGTCATGCATCTAAGGGATCACCAGTTACCATCTAAATAGCACCCTCATCTTCCAGGAAAAACGTCTCAAATCCCGAGGCCACGCGTATCGTGGGTCGGCGCATAGAAAATACTACTTTGCTTTCAAGGTCAGGCCGACCTCGAAATGACTCTAAGATTGCCATTCAAGCAATGCCGAAATCAGCTCGACTGACCGCCTCGGTCACACTTAATTCGACCCTCCAAAACTAGCACATGCAGTAAAAACTGCCCAGGCTTCATCTTTTTAGCTCTAATGCTCGTTACTCGAGCATCCGACCTTGAGGGCTGTGGACCGtccgggcccaatctcggccctcttCTTAAGGCCAATCTCGGCCATcttcttaggcccaatctcTACCCTTTCTTTAGGCCCAATCTCAACCCAATCTTGATCCTCTCTCTGGACCTAGCCTTGGCCCGGCGCCAGCCTGTATCATTGCGACTCCCACTAAGTATCCGCGCGGCTGCCTCAGATCCTGTCCttattaatggcggatcccgtccacattaatgagggttctgtcgccaccatgctaccatATGGGAACCTCCATCGACGCCGGATagtcagtcccatcacctgtaAACACACGACGCATGTATgtaggaggacatctcctcttCCTATATCAACCAACTCTCTTAaaagccaaggtatgttctaaCCTTTGACTTACTGATATACTGTTTCTCTTTACTCTTTTACTTACTTGAGTgtcagagtgcttgcaggtgtcaGCCGCCCTCCGGACGGACTCGTCGCCGAAGCCCGGGCCTTGCCGCTGCGATCCCGCTTCCAATCGCCCTCTTTTGATCAGGAAGGAACATAGTGTATTCtcctgaaaattgaaaatagcaCATCTCTaagttttattaattaagaaaattattttattaatttaataattttctttaattaacaCTTTTGAAGGAGATTGCTGTTAGTTTATGTACTTATGTAAGTTGTGATGATCCACCTTGCTGATTTTCACTTCCCTTCGATGGATTCATCCGAGTCCATGTGCTCGCTTTTAGCCcgaattgaaaaaatatttaatgcatCCATGAtagcatgatatatatatatatatatagttaatatgGTATTATACTTCAATAATTAGTTCTATTTAGATTTGGAATGTATGACACTTAACAAActttaatatgtttaaaatagaATCTATCTTTTAAATTAGCATACAAGTTATTTATTATGATCATATTACTTTATGAGTCTTTCTACTTTACCCGAGAGTCTCACAGAGTAGCTTACTAAGAGAGgctaaaaagataaaaatactcCTCAACCAAATACAAATTTACCCCATTCCTTATTACAACCtcccctctcatttctctcattCCCATGGAAGTCACCTCTAGCAAGCTCCAGCATCTACTGTTGCCTTGCTGCCTCGCTTTGCGTATCCGATTGTCGACGCGAGGCGGCATGAAGAAGAAAGCGAGGCAGCATTGGGAGCTGAAGCTTGTTGGGAAGGACGACCATGGAAATGGGAGAGAGGAGATGGGAGGTTGTAGCAAGAAATGAGTAAATTTGCATTTGggtgagggatatttttgtctttttgacCCCTCTTGATAAACCTAGAGTTAGGCTGTCGAGCAAAATAGCATTACCCTTACTTTATTAACACACTTCAACTCAGAAGTATCAAACTACATTTATATCACATTGTGATTGATCCCCTCTTCAGCGGTCGTAGTTGAATGATCGAACAGATGGTGGGCAGACCCCGACACCTTTTCTTGGAGAGTCCCATCCCCAAGCAGGCTGAGTCGTCGGACTCAAAGTCGTCGATTTTGGCCTTGGAGTAGCAGATGTAGTAGAGCTTAAAGGCTCTGGCAGTGAAGAGAATGAAGGTAGCACTCGTCGCGAAGATGCCCTCCTTTAACCTCTTGCATAGAGGATGCCTTATCTTGGTGTGGTGGtagtttaaaattatgaaaattatttagcaacgggcATATATATCCATcgctaaatattaaaaaaaaatagccatAAAAAGACCAGTCGCTAATTCTATcgctatattaaaaaaatttaactacgAAATATTCATCACTAACCTGTTCGTCgttaaaaagtatttttcttgtaatgttAATATCTTGAAAATCCTCTAAACAACGCAGAGTGGGCCGTTCTTCAACTGAGGCGGAGTATCGTTCTCTTGCTAATTCTTCTGCAAAAATCAGGTGGTTGCATTCTCTTCTCTAGGAACCGGGTATACCTGTACGGCATATCCCAATAATTTTTTGCGACAACTTAAGTGCAACCTATCTCACGCACAATCCTGTCATGCATAGCAAAATGAAGCACATAAACACTGATGTTCACTTTGTGTAGGACCACGTGCAGCAAGGGCGACTTAAAGTTCACCATGTCTCCAAGAAAGATCAATTAGCAGATTGTCTCACCAAGCCTCTACCCAAGCGACGTCATCTTTTGCTTCGTTCCAAGATTGGCGTAGGGTACCCCAATCTTGCGGGGGCGTGTAATGGAGCATATTTGATTCGAACTTAGATGCTCCAATATGTTCCAATCCTCAAGGCCATTATCCCAGCCATTCAAACTTAGCTAAAGATAAGAATGGtcgtattttaaattcaaaactccCAAATGTATTTTTGCTGGTGTATATATTTACCTGTATCTTGTACATCATTAGGGGGGTTGAATAGAATCAAAACAAAAACCTGTTGGCAGAATTCTATGATTatacttcaaaaattaattctatttAGATTTGGAATGTTTGACACTTTAACAAActttaatatgtttaaaatagaATTTACCTTTTAAATTAGCATGTATGTTATTTATTAACACACTTCAACTCAAAAGTATCAAACTACATTTATATCACACTGTGGTTGATCCCTTATTACTTCAGCGGCCGCAGTCGGATGATCGAACAGATGGTGGGCAGACCCCGACACCTTTACTTGGAGAGTCCCACCCCCAAGCCGGCGGAGTTGTCGGACTCAAAGCCGTCGATTTTGGCCTTGGAGTAGCAGACGTAGTAGAGCTTAGAGGCTGTGGTGGAGAAGAGAATGAAGGCAGCACCCGCGGCGAAGATGCCCCCCTTCAACCTCTCGCATGGAGGATGCCTTATCTTGGTGTGGTGGTAGTTTCCGGCTGCTCCCGCCAGCAAGCATGCTCCAGCTATCAAAAACGTCACCCTGCACATACGATccaccatatatatatgcaaattgATTCAAACGTTATGGCACACCGACAATGTGCTACTTAGGTTTGGATGAGCTCAAGGATTAAGCTGAATCAAAGGTGACTCGGtcactttaaattattattatttttttcctaagaTTTCAAACTCTTAACCTTACGAGCCAGATCCAAATCAATCACtcatataaaaatttttaaaaaataatttttggggtAACTATACAAGTCTTCAAATCAATACTAAACTAtgataattaatgattttaattcGATCTGAGTgattcaattttaatatatgttaGATATCTGTTTTTGGGTCTAAGGCAATAGACTTGATCATAATTAAGTTGGTTTCGATCGAGTTTATATAAAACTTAAACCAACCCAAACTCGTAAACACCTCTATTAAGAAATAAACTATACATAAAGCAAGATTAATAgtttaaagaaatatatttcGTAAAGTGATCATACATACCAGGAGCTGATGAAAAGCACAATAGCCCAAGTCCTGGAGGCGCCTTGTCTGAGGGCCTTGCCACAGCACAAGCAGCCACTTGCTACCATTATAAGGATTTGAGTAGCCACAAGAGACAGGAAAGATCCCACTCCCAAGCCGGTTGCAATATCTGTATCATAGATGCAATGGGTGCCGGTTTGATCTTCATAATATGTCAGCATCTGtcacaataaattaattaattatatggcAATAACATTACATagacaaattaatcaaattggCAGCATATGTACAATTGATGCTGTCGAAAATATGATGGGTCTTTCTTTTCGAAACGAAATTTTGCGCTTATGCTCGTGTGCTTGCTTCTGAGCCAAATGGATAACATTCAAGTTGTATGAGACGCAAACAACTTTTGATCGCATTGAAAACAAACAACGGAAGAAGAGCAACGCGAGGAGGAAGATTAGCGAGGGAGGAGCagaaatgatgatgatgatgagctcACTTTAGTCCTCTTCTGCTCGGCAGCAACAGCAAGTGCAGAAGCAGCAACATCCAGTACAAAAGCAACCGCAAGGACCCCTTTTGAAGCCATGTTCCACTGCACCCATAAAAGcatcaaacatatatatatatatatatatttatagagagagagagagagagagagagagagagagagagagagagagagagaggcctcaATACCAGATTGAGAAAAACTTCTGGGTTGGTGTGACAGATCAATAACAAGCTTAATTTGACCTCTTCGATCTTGTAACATGCATGGGCATTTATACATATACAGATGTGGATGCCGGATAAACCCAAGCTTATTTAGTTACGTTGAAGCTCTGGCAAATTGATAAGGTTAAATTTCGGAAAGCGATGTGTTCGTCCAGCAGCTACAGTCTTCCAATTAAAACCTTTCCATAATTCATCACAAGaataataatgtaattattatattgatagcatttttgtttgtttacGAACTGAAAACATGATCATTCAAATCAAACACCAATGAAGttaaacaaaattcaaatccaGCCGCAGCATAAATGCTACCAATGTCTTATGAATTTGAACtttggaaattaattaattaacaatgcGTTGTTGCGAGACGGATAGGAGACAGCCGTTGTCCTAAGCATGGATGTGAACGATACGGGCGAGGTTGTCGGAGCATGGAATTTTTTATaagaagataaataaatatatatagcaCATAGGACATATAACGGCAGAATGAATATTGAGCAGAAAGACAAGTACGTACGCATGCTGTTGTGTGAAATTGATGCTCAATTTGTTTGTCGGACTTTGATGAACGTCCGACTTGAGGTGGAATATCCGGCCGGACGACCGGCCGCCGTCGGCACGTTTC is from Diospyros lotus cultivar Yz01 chromosome 2, ASM1463336v1, whole genome shotgun sequence and encodes:
- the LOC127794702 gene encoding uncharacterized protein LOC127794702; protein product: MASKGVLAVAFVLDVAASALAVAAEQKRTKMLTYYEDQTGTHCIYDTDIATGLGVGSFLSLVATQILIMVASGCLCCGKALRQGASRTWAIVLFISSWVTFLIAGACLLAGAAGNYHHTKIRHPPCERLKGGIFAAGAAFILFSTTASKLYYVCYSKAKIDGFESDNSAGLGENTLCSFLIKRGRLEAGSQRQGPGFGDESVRRAADTCKHSDTQICGMCRRCSSTIFIKIPFGPRFPRFVSNRKNEVGVGVSVNLARGMASAYGKKDIKEEMDMFRKERGKAALGSIPADKAAGRAFVALVLTAPTA